A stretch of the Ascaphus truei isolate aAscTru1 chromosome 4, aAscTru1.hap1, whole genome shotgun sequence genome encodes the following:
- the CILK1 gene encoding serine/threonine-protein kinase ICK isoform X1, whose amino-acid sequence MNRYTTIKQLGDGTYGSVLLGRSVESGELVAIKKMKRKFYSWDECMSLREVKSLKKLNHANVVKLKEVIRENDHLYFVFEYMKENLYQLMKDRNKLFPESTTRNIMYQILQGLAFIHKYGFFHRDLKPENLLCMGPELVKIADFGLARETRSRPPYTDYVSTRWYRAPEVLLRSTNYNSPIDMWAVGCIMAEVYTLRPLFPGSSEIDTIFKICQILGTPKKTDWPEGYQLASAMSFRWPQCVPNNLKTLVPNASGDGIQIMRDMLQWDPKKRPTAVQALRYPCFHVGQALGTTQRVKELTKQQKELHEKQVPLLIKPVPPAHPPPKHQPRLSSRAFQQGQPNGQPFKMSASLADSANNPQTKDKVGQPTLPALITKAHQHKGTSNSESTNGDLNPKNRRRWGHITRALKGSDEWDDLDDLHLHSSVTRTEINEKRRPSDEALCSIESIVDLKPTDSGTTRPAHTSFSRQDNGASRRTSAAKQHYLKHSRYLPGLSIKNSPSHNPVNDSTNASYPWPNPNQPLKPLGLAGGTCSRLSGHTGGSGRVAGYIPSFFQKEMGSVGQKVHLAPIADPGSNYASLKSVGSYLGQPSFNPPLKSTPGLSPRPPPPIHTIHGRTDWISKYGGRR is encoded by the exons ATGAACCGGTATACAACAATCAAACAGCTTGGCGATGGCACCTACGGCTCGGTCCtcctgggaaggagtgtggagtcagGAGAGCTGGTCGCCATTAAAAA AATGAAAAGGAAGTTTTACTCCTGGGATGAATGTATGAGCCTCCGAGAGGTTAAG TCACTGAAGAAGTTAAACCATGCCAATGTCGTCAAACTGAAAGAAGTCATCCGAGAAAATGATCACCTTTACTTTGTCTTTGAATACATGAAGGAAAATCTCTACCAGCTGATGAAAGATCG GAACAAATTGTTTCCAGAATCTACAACCAGGAATATCATGTATCAGATTCTTCAAGGGCTTGCTTTTATACACAAATACG GGTTCTTTCACAGGGACTTAAAACCTGAAAACCTCCTTTGCATGGGACCAGAACTTGTGAAAATTGCAGACTTTGGACTAGCTCGAGAAACCAGATCAAGACCACCTTACACAGATTACGTGTCAACCAGATG GTATAGAGCCCCTGAGGTTCTTCTAAGATCTACCAACTATAACTCTCCTATTGATATGTGGGCGGTCGGCTGTATCATGGCAGAAGTTTACACACTCAGGCCTCTCTTCCCAGGCTCCAGCGAAATCGACACAATATTCAAAATTTGCCAGATCCTGGGGACGCCAAAGAAG ACTGATTGGCCTGAGGGCTACCAGTTGGCCAGTGCAATGAGCTTTCGCTGGCCCCAGTGTGTACCTAACAACTTAAAGACCTTAGTTCCCAATGCAAGCGGTGATGGGATCCAGATAATGCGAGACATGCTGCAGTGGGATCCAAAGAAGCGGCCTACTGCTGTTCAG GCTCTCCGCTACCCCTGCTTCCACGTGGGCCAGGCTCTTGGAACAACTCAGCGAGTAAAAGAGTTAACAAAACAGCAGAAAGAACTTCATGAGAAGCAAGTCCCGCTACTTATCAAACCTGTGCCCCCTGCCCACCCCCCACCGAAACATCAACCCCGGCTGTCCTCTAGAGCCTTCCAGCAGGGCCAGCCAAATGGACAACCTTTCAAAATGAGTGCCTCATTAGCAGATTCCGCTAATAACCCTCAAACGAAGGATAAAGTGGGCCAGCCCACTTTGCCTGCGCTAATTACCAAGGCTCATCAGCAC AAAGGAACATCTAATTCAGAGAGCACAAATGGGGATCTTAACCCCAAGAACCGGAGGCGATGGGGACACATTACCAGAGCACTGAAGGGCTCTGATGAATGGGACGACTTGGACGACCTTCATTTACATTCTTCAGTTACCAGAACTGAGATCAATGAAAAGAGAAGACCAAGCGATGAGGCTCTTTGTAG CATTGAGAGCATTGTGGATCTGAAGCCCACAGATAGTGGCACGACTAGACCTGCGCACACGTCATTCTCCCGACAGGACAATGGGGCATCCAGGAGGACGTCCGCAGCTAAACAGCATTACCTGAAGCACTCCAGGTATTTACCTG GGCTTAGCATCAAGAATAGCCCTAGCCACAATCCAGTCAATGATTCTACAAACGCCTCCTACCCCTGGCCAAATCCTAACCAGCCCCTCAAGCCTTTAGGACTGGCAGGAGGAACATGTAGTAGACTTTCAG GGCACACAGGAGGCAGTGGACGGGTTGCTGGTTACATCCCGTCCTTCTTTCAGAAAGAAATGGGCTCTGTTGGACAGAAGGTGCACTTGGCACCAATTGCAGACCCAGGATCTA aCTATGCATCCCTGAAGTCTGTTGGGTCATACCTCGGCCAGCCTTCCTTCAATCCACCTTTAAAAAGCACTCCAGGATTATCACCCAGACCCCCACCTCCTATTCATACAATTCATGGGAGAACAGACTGGATTTCCAAATATGGGGGTCGCAGATAG
- the CILK1 gene encoding serine/threonine-protein kinase ICK isoform X2 produces the protein MNRYTTIKQLGDGTYGSVLLGRSVESGELVAIKKMKRKFYSWDECMSLREVKSLKKLNHANVVKLKEVIRENDHLYFVFEYMKENLYQLMKDRNKLFPESTTRNIMYQILQGLAFIHKYGSSEIDTIFKICQILGTPKKTDWPEGYQLASAMSFRWPQCVPNNLKTLVPNASGDGIQIMRDMLQWDPKKRPTAVQALRYPCFHVGQALGTTQRVKELTKQQKELHEKQVPLLIKPVPPAHPPPKHQPRLSSRAFQQGQPNGQPFKMSASLADSANNPQTKDKVGQPTLPALITKAHQHKGTSNSESTNGDLNPKNRRRWGHITRALKGSDEWDDLDDLHLHSSVTRTEINEKRRPSDEALCSIESIVDLKPTDSGTTRPAHTSFSRQDNGASRRTSAAKQHYLKHSRYLPGLSIKNSPSHNPVNDSTNASYPWPNPNQPLKPLGLAGGTCSRLSGHTGGSGRVAGYIPSFFQKEMGSVGQKVHLAPIADPGSNYASLKSVGSYLGQPSFNPPLKSTPGLSPRPPPPIHTIHGRTDWISKYGGRR, from the exons ATGAACCGGTATACAACAATCAAACAGCTTGGCGATGGCACCTACGGCTCGGTCCtcctgggaaggagtgtggagtcagGAGAGCTGGTCGCCATTAAAAA AATGAAAAGGAAGTTTTACTCCTGGGATGAATGTATGAGCCTCCGAGAGGTTAAG TCACTGAAGAAGTTAAACCATGCCAATGTCGTCAAACTGAAAGAAGTCATCCGAGAAAATGATCACCTTTACTTTGTCTTTGAATACATGAAGGAAAATCTCTACCAGCTGATGAAAGATCG GAACAAATTGTTTCCAGAATCTACAACCAGGAATATCATGTATCAGATTCTTCAAGGGCTTGCTTTTATACACAAATACG GCTCCAGCGAAATCGACACAATATTCAAAATTTGCCAGATCCTGGGGACGCCAAAGAAG ACTGATTGGCCTGAGGGCTACCAGTTGGCCAGTGCAATGAGCTTTCGCTGGCCCCAGTGTGTACCTAACAACTTAAAGACCTTAGTTCCCAATGCAAGCGGTGATGGGATCCAGATAATGCGAGACATGCTGCAGTGGGATCCAAAGAAGCGGCCTACTGCTGTTCAG GCTCTCCGCTACCCCTGCTTCCACGTGGGCCAGGCTCTTGGAACAACTCAGCGAGTAAAAGAGTTAACAAAACAGCAGAAAGAACTTCATGAGAAGCAAGTCCCGCTACTTATCAAACCTGTGCCCCCTGCCCACCCCCCACCGAAACATCAACCCCGGCTGTCCTCTAGAGCCTTCCAGCAGGGCCAGCCAAATGGACAACCTTTCAAAATGAGTGCCTCATTAGCAGATTCCGCTAATAACCCTCAAACGAAGGATAAAGTGGGCCAGCCCACTTTGCCTGCGCTAATTACCAAGGCTCATCAGCAC AAAGGAACATCTAATTCAGAGAGCACAAATGGGGATCTTAACCCCAAGAACCGGAGGCGATGGGGACACATTACCAGAGCACTGAAGGGCTCTGATGAATGGGACGACTTGGACGACCTTCATTTACATTCTTCAGTTACCAGAACTGAGATCAATGAAAAGAGAAGACCAAGCGATGAGGCTCTTTGTAG CATTGAGAGCATTGTGGATCTGAAGCCCACAGATAGTGGCACGACTAGACCTGCGCACACGTCATTCTCCCGACAGGACAATGGGGCATCCAGGAGGACGTCCGCAGCTAAACAGCATTACCTGAAGCACTCCAGGTATTTACCTG GGCTTAGCATCAAGAATAGCCCTAGCCACAATCCAGTCAATGATTCTACAAACGCCTCCTACCCCTGGCCAAATCCTAACCAGCCCCTCAAGCCTTTAGGACTGGCAGGAGGAACATGTAGTAGACTTTCAG GGCACACAGGAGGCAGTGGACGGGTTGCTGGTTACATCCCGTCCTTCTTTCAGAAAGAAATGGGCTCTGTTGGACAGAAGGTGCACTTGGCACCAATTGCAGACCCAGGATCTA aCTATGCATCCCTGAAGTCTGTTGGGTCATACCTCGGCCAGCCTTCCTTCAATCCACCTTTAAAAAGCACTCCAGGATTATCACCCAGACCCCCACCTCCTATTCATACAATTCATGGGAGAACAGACTGGATTTCCAAATATGGGGGTCGCAGATAG